One window from the genome of Manis pentadactyla isolate mManPen7 chromosome 15, mManPen7.hap1, whole genome shotgun sequence encodes:
- the CCER2 gene encoding LOW QUALITY PROTEIN: coiled-coil domain-containing glutamate-rich protein 2 (The sequence of the model RefSeq protein was modified relative to this genomic sequence to represent the inferred CDS: substituted 1 base at 1 genomic stop codon) yields MQHHGPASLLLPLLLALLLGAAPAAPSVPRPSKEELTRCLAEVVTEALTLGQAQRGPCMALLHKEMCETEPYSCASTKEKGLLLGDFQKREPGKARSSXEVREEEEEEAAERTHMSEVWEQATHEQPHSRHRQEEEAKKKRAPVDIFEGLWKWHLEGGRGPQKRVAEQASDEMAQFEVKGVQVLGKGHSLWQGAEAGRGERHKDSPHHQHPQQPEAEPKQEEKEEASEREGSGRGRRGVGQSRCQWDSTKQLPVLGNKQQDPPQLGQGDQD; encoded by the exons ATGCAACACCATGGGCCCGCCTCACTTCTGCTGCCCCTGCTCCTGGCTCTGCTATTGGGGGCAG CACCTGCTGCTCCCTCGGTGCCCAGACCCTCCAAGGAGGAG CTGACCCGCTGTCTGGCAGAGGTGGTCACAGAGGCGCTGACACTGGGACAGGCCCAGAGAGGCCCCTGCATGGCTCTCCTCCACAA AGAGATGTGTGAGACAGAGCCCTACAGCTGTGCGTCCACCAAGGAGAAAGGCCTACTGCTTGGAGATTTCCAGAAGCGAGAGCCCGGGAAGGCAAGGTCCAGCTAAGAggtgagggaggaggaagaggaagaggcagcAGAGAGAACCCACATGTCCGAGGTGTGGGAGCAGGCCACCCACGAGCAACCCCACAGCCGACACCGCCAGGAGGAGGAGGCAAAGAAGAAGAGGGCGCCTGTGGATATCTTTGAGGGCCTGTGGAAGTGGCATCTGGAGGGGGGAAGGGGGCCCCAGAAGCGAGTGGCAGAGCAGGCCAGTGATGAGATGGCCCAGTTTGAGGTGAAGGGCGTGCAGGTGCTCGGCAAGGGCCACAGCCTGTGGCAGGGGGCCGAGGCAGGTCGGGGAGAGAGGCACAAGGACTCCCCGCACCACCAGCATCCCCAGCAGCCGGAAGCTGAGCCCAagcaggaggagaaggaagaggccTCGGAGAGGGAGGGGAGTGGGAGAGGCCGCAGGGGAGTGGGGCAGTCCAGATGTCAGTGGGATTCTACCAAACAACTACCAGTGTTGGGCAATAAACAGCAAGACCCACCACAGCTGGGTCAGGGTGACCAGGACTGA
- the NFKBIB gene encoding NF-kappa-B inhibitor beta produces MAGVACLGKAADADEWCDSGLGSLGPDAAAPGGPGLNAEVGPGLSWAPLVFGYVTEDGDTALHLAVIHQHEPFLDFLLSFATGTEYLDLQNDLGQTALHLAAILGEASTVEKLYTAGAGLHVAERGGHTALHLACRVGAHACARVLLQPRPWRPRGTPNTYLPLGPDHTPNTDHSPFALSPNTDLEKEDESEEDWKLQLEAENYEGHTPLHVAVIHKDAEMVQLLQEVGADLNKLEPTCGRSPLHLAVEAQAADVLELLLRAGADPAARMYGGRTPLGSAMLRPNPALTRLLRAHGAPEPADDDDRPGPCSSSSDSDSGDEGEEYDDIVVHSGHSPNRLPPTPGSKPLPDDPV; encoded by the exons ATGGCCGGGGTCGCGTGCTTGGGGAAAGCTGCGGACGCCGACGAATGGTGCGACAGCGGCTTGGGCTCCCTGGGTCCGGATGCAGCAGCACCCGGAGGACCGGGACTGAACGCGGAGGTGGGCCCGGGTCTGTCGTGGGCGCCCCTTGTCTTCGGCTACGTCACTGAGGATGGGGACAC GGCACTGCACCTGGCAGTGATTCATCAGCATGAGCCCTTCCTGGATTTCCTCCTAAGCTTTGCAACTGGCACTGAGTACCTGGACCTGCAGAATGACCTGGGCCAG ACAGCCCTGCACCTGGCAGCCATCCTGGGGGAGGCATCCACGGTGGAGAAGTTGTATACAGCAGGTGCTGGGTTGCACGTGGCAGAGCGGGGGGGCCACACAGCACTGCACCTGGCCTGCCGTGTGGGGGCACATGCCTGTGCTCGTGTGCTGCTCCAGCCCCGCCCCTGGCGTCCCAGGGGAACACCCAACACTTACCTCCCTCTGGGCCCTGACCACACCCCCAACACCGACCACAGCCCTTTTGCCTTGTCCCCCAACACCGACTTGGAGAAGGAAGATGAGAGTGAAGAGGATTGGAAGCTGCAGCTGGAGGCTGAAAACTATGAGG GCCACACCCCCCTCCATGTGGCCGTCATCCACAAAGATGCAGAGATGGTCCAACTGCTCCAGGAGGTGGGAGCTGACCTCAATAAACTG GAGCCCACGTGTGGCCGGAGCCCCCTGCACTTGGCAGTGGAGGCCCAAGCAGCCGATGTCCTGGAGCTTCTCCTGAGGGCAGGTGCTGACCCTGCTGCCCGCATGTATGGTGGCCGCACCCCACTGGGCAGTGCCATGCTCCGGCCCAACCCCGCCCTCACCCGCCTTCTTCGTGCACACGGAGCCCCTGAGCCTGCGGACGACGACGACAGGCCTGGCCCCTGCAGCAGCAGTAGTGACAGTGACAGCGGGGACGAGGGC gagGAATACGACGACATCGTGGTCCACAGTGGCCACAGTCCAAACCGGCTACCTCCCACCCCAGGCTCAAAGCCTCTCCCTGACGACCCTGTCTGA